Below is a genomic region from Medicago truncatula cultivar Jemalong A17 chromosome 3, MtrunA17r5.0-ANR, whole genome shotgun sequence.
AAGTTGTTGGTACGTGGATCTTGATGCCATGTTGGCGGTCGATCCACTCGTCAACTTATACCCCTTTTTTATCCACACAGATGTTCACTCTTCATTGTTTTTTGTAACATGGTTTTTCTCCCGTACGTGGGTTTGCGTTTGTGATGAATGTTTATTTTGTTAAGATTGATTAGGGTTTCTCCACCTGCATTTTATTATCACAATGTACACCAGGTTGGGTTATACTTGGGTCAGATCTAATGTCCCCCAATCTATGTATCATCGCCAACATGGAGAAAAACCGTGGCTTGTTTAAATTCGtgttttatagaaaaaaaaatcatcggcACATGTGTTGTACAAAAGAGGATTTTAAATTTCAATCGTCTATATATTTTGATCTATTTTGAAATTATATGAATGTAAATTATTTGATCCTAGCATGAGCCAACCATCAAAATATCTGGTATAGGtttatcaaacaaatattaatgCATCATTCTTACAATAAAATACTTACTCTATTTTTAAATTagataatagtcattttggtccttaGATGTATAACGAGTAGACACAATAGTCatttaatgtatcaaaattctaaaatagtttttgattaTGCATTCCATTATCAAAATAGTCTATTgcgttaaaatatttttttaataccatCATATTAGTCCCTCAATATTCTTAAATAATATCAAAGCAGTCCATATAAGTACGCATACTTATTGTCATAtcaatcttcataaaaaaagaGTTATTGTCAACATTAAAGATTATTTTAACGTCAATGACTATTTCAACTAACTGAATGCATAATCAtggactattttgaaatatatatgtcaaagtTTAACCATATTTAATACTCGCATAAACTActctaaccttttttttattatgatataaaaacaaatgttagtttcaaaatacattagtcaataaaaaattacattagaaatgtcaaaacaaattaatttttttttctttctaaaacacTAATTTGTTTCCTAAAACATAAAtccattatttaaaaaaaaaaaatttatccatAAATATCTTGCTGGTATCTCAAAATCAGTAGATTATCTGTTTAGTGGATACTCACATATGTATTGAAAGAAtacatatatcatatttattcaacaaaaaaaaaacacaaatatcgtattatatgatatatccatttacatcccaaaatgaaaatatatttcataaaaatatgaaGTGCAAAAGTAATAGTTAATActtaaaaattaacaattaaggGGAGTAAGAAGCAACAAATTAAGGGCATAAGATCAGAATATGGAGAAGAAAAAAGTGGTAATTGGTGATGAAAACAATAAGATAAGAGAGCAAGAAAGGAACCTGAAATAGCATTAACTAGATGGAAGCAAGTCTTGAATAAAGAAGTGTTACCCACATGAACCATGTGGTATTGATCCTCAGTTTCTGCCACCACAACCCCATTTGAACCATTCACTTGGTACACTATTTCATCATCCAAAAGTGGTACTGCAATGGAGGAACATCCATCACCTTGCTCTTCAGCCATGTACTACAAATCCAGTAGATGGACGTGTCTTGTAATTTATGACTGCTTGCTGGATATTTGACCTTTCCCTCTCCCTTTTATAATGAGTTCAGAAGGGTTAAAGtcttcaacatatttttcaaatccaCTTGGGACTTTGGAGTGTCTCAATATCTTATGTTCGATTATCTCCGGTGTAAATTTCGATAGGCTAGTTTAACATCTTAAAAAACAAATGGTGGaatgcaaaatcaattttttctggTTAACTCTTTCCAAATAAACTTCTActaatttgttttagaaaatggATAGAAACCCAACTCAACcaaacaccatttttttttctaccaCTAATTTAATGTATACAATACTAGAAACTAAAAATGGATATTAAAGTCCCAAGTTCTAGTTCAATGTGTCAAATAAAGCCGAAATTGATAAGCTAGACGTTGTGATTAAGATTCGAATCCCAACTTTCTTCAcatatgtgtgtgagttttcgGTAGTTATTGTCATTTTGTCTATCtgcaaaatagaaaatttaattttatattttgttggctattcaaaaaacaattaaGTTTGGGGTTATGATGACAGATATTTGACGTTATTTTGGCTAGAGTTTGAGAGGAGTTGTTTATAGTTTATGAGATATTTCGTATTGTTTTCAATTGATTCcatgaaattatatttttttcttctcgaAATTAGCAATTCCAAAGGCGTTTTGAGTCATTTTGGTGATAAATCATGTAAATCGGCAAATCAAGACATCACATGGAGTTATGCAGGCAAGAGAATGAATAGCACAAGGGTTCAAGAAGATTTTTTAAGGCAATACAATGTGAAGATTTTTTAAAGCAATACAATGTGGAGTCCCAAGAAACGACATTTCCGGCCAGTTTCCTTCCATGTGCGCCTTAAGGTGCGCCTCTTGCGCCGCAGGCGTATACAAGTGTCCATAAGACGCAATGTTTCTATCCTATATATGAGTCCTAGAAAGCACCCCATGCGCATGACTCCACAAAGCTTGTTAACCAGTTTTAAACTTTCCTATATATATAGAGACCCTTGCAAACACTTTTTCTTAAACTACTACTTAAATTGAGCACGtaattaaataatgaaaccCCTTTATTGCTTTCTGTTTTAAATAAGTTAAGTGAATTGCTAAGTTGACGACAATTCTCATGGAAACgtaaacttactactttattacttttcTATGGTTTGGTACACTTGTCAAAGTTGTCATCATTTCTCATCATGTTTGGTAGTTTTATTCTAACTTTCCCTTTGAGGAGATTTCTATAAGGACATGGGATTATGGAATTCCCTAATCTTGTTGTTGAATAGTCCTTTAGAAGATAACTTCTTCTATAAGAATCTCGGAGATTGAGGCCGGTTAGTAATCTTTTGATAATAACATGGAGAGAGGGACCATTCTGGTATCCAATCTATACTCGGAATATGTTTAGAAGATCAGGTGTCATGGCAATGATGGTGTATACACGGTTATCCACGATTGATGTTGGAGCTACGCAATCAGTTCCTAAATTATGGGTTCGTCATTGACCGTCACGATTGGAATTCATATCATAAGTAACCTTTAATGGTTGATGCTGCCACAATGGGCTTCTAATTGGCCACGGTTGTATGTATGTCGTTTTGGTTGTTTCCACCATTCACAGTCATAGGCACATCGATCTGGTTTCTAGTTGTTGGCTCATCATATATGGGAGGAAGTAACCAATAGTGCAAACAACATTGCTTGTTGTCTTTCTTCTAGGACCCATTTGATCAAAGGATGATCGAAGAGtgattttatcatttcttttttatcggatcattattataaacaaatattttattttccgaTTCTTTGAATAATTGATATATCTGATTTATAAAATAGTCTAGATTCATAAATCTAAAAATGAATCTTTGTCACCATCAATGATCATCGAATGAAGTAATTGTCATAACCGTATCAAAGATGTTTGCCATTGTCACCAACCTGGTCGACGTGTTGTTCTTTCTAATCGTTGTAAACTTGCTAGCGACGTCTTGACTTGGTCAAGCCATACGAGATGGGTCATCTATTTGATGCATTATTGGAATTCTACGTGTGGATGATTGGTCATTAATATTGGAATAACCTACTACGATTTTCTTACTAATCtactatagatttttttttttttgagagaatctACTATAGATTTTTTGACACGTTTAGAGTACTATAAAAGGatatagattttttattttatttaccttATTAAGGTGACTATCTCTGTGCTTTGTAttgtataataatatatatttttcaattacatGTAAATTTAAacgtgttaaaaaaattaaaatagtaaaattaatttgaaacttgtgtattttatattaaatatatagttttttaataaataattgttttttaataataagcTACTACTTTTAGTTGCTTTAACATTTGTATTAATATTGCATATGTTAGACAAATCTTTATAAtgtttataataactaaatttgaaataatttgtAATTAAAAAGTTTAACTAAAACAgacattttgttttcaatttttttataataatagagtatatttgaaaaagaattgagttcttaaagataaatttgttcaaaaaatagttcaaataaaaaatagtaaaaagttatttaacaTTAAAGTTGACTTTATACAATGATATAGATGACAAAATTCATTTGTATTTCTTATTCCTATATTGAGTCTTGGCAAAGATAAATCAATAAAttccaaacaacaaaaaaacatcgGTATACGAGTCGTATTTTGTTTTGTGGACAGTGATGTCAAATAGATAGTGTCTTGTACGTTGTCTTTTGATAGCAATTCATTCAcaaaaaagatttaattttaGTGTAGCATCTCTTTCCCTAGCAAGCAATATGTAAACACAACCAACTCTTTGACATATGAAATTATGATTGAAAGCTTTTCCGGGCTACGTTGATCAGCAGACTTATCAATAAGAgaatataaattttagtatttaatatagTAATATTAAACTTTTGAGTTAACATTTCAAGTATAAAATTGGGAATattattatcttaaaaaaataaaattgaacaagccaaaatagATATTTATTAACAACTAAATAGGAGTCTCTCCAGCATAAGGTGTACCAGAGAGATTACAtaaagtttacaaaattacaaactaAACAAAAGCAACATCAACCAATGCCCAAACAAGCTAACGAGTCTTGCCACCAAAGTAATTGCGGAAAATTTTGGCGAGCACGAGAACCACTTGTAGAGTGAGAGAACTGAATAAAATGATCCATAATATTATTAGGATCCATCGAATTAAAACCAATCCAAGACTGCACTTGCATCCACAGGTAATTGAATAAATTGCAATGAAGGATGAGCTGATTCTATGTGACCGCAACCACTAACACAAAAATGATACTCTGTTGAAATAATGCCTCGTCGAGCCAAGTTATCCATATTCGGTAATCGGCTACACAAAAGGCGCCAAGTACAAATAGACACCTTCAACGTAACCTGTTTATGTGAAACGTTGTCCAAGACCGTATCCAATTGATGATCCTTCTGATGAGTGAGCAACTAATAGGCACCACGAAGAGTGTAACCATCACCTTGATTGGGAATCCACTTCCATTCATCTAGAGTATTAGCTTGTAAAATGATATCAAGTAAAATAGCCCTACACTCACCCACCATCTCCTCCTCTAATGCAAAGAACTGACGCCGCCATTTTCAAGCTTCACCCCCTTCCCCCAACCTAAGGAAAACATCTTAGCAACCGACTTCGTCTAATAATCAGACAAAAGGTAAAGTCGATCAAATCTCTCACACAAAGGCACCTCCCCCACCCAACTATCTGTCCAAAAAAGAGTATTAACACCATTATCCACCTTCCTCCTCACACTATTGGCAAACCACCTATCCTCCTCTCCCCCCCATCCCATCACGGATGCGCCCCACCTCCCTCCACCAGGATGCGACTCATCACAGATCCACAAAAAAGATAGTAACGCCCCTCGCCTTACTATCTTAAAAAGTAATACAGAAAATAAGGGGGATATATGCCAAAAaaggtgtgttatttgaacaaccatttataTAATAACTTTTAATACAACCATAGATTtacaaataaaactaaatattgttacgaaaaccaaagcaataaagagagaaagtaaaaacataacatGAGTATGAGAAAGAATGTTGTCACAAACTTTATAATGAATTGGTTGTAcagatatcatttctctatgCCAAAACCcttttaaaataacataatctAAAATCATTAACTTGTTCATGACACAATCATTTTTGAGACCTTTAGGACCTCATTTCACCAAGTGACATATTAAATATTGTGCATTATATTGATAAATTTATCGAGCACAATGATTCTCCTCTCTAAAGATATGTGAAACTATGAAATCAAtgttttttgttatataaataaaattgagcACACTCATCTCCTTAAatacttagggtgtgtttggttgcgAGAGAAAGTTGAGAAATGAGAAATAAGCGAGTGAGAGAGAGATGttgattgtttttatatataccAAATTACCTTCGCAATCAAAAGATCCTAAagtatctaaaaaaaaatatttaatcttttattcaaatttattttaattgagtaattaagttaattcatatttttattcaatttaatattaattaaatgaactAATATAATtgtaattatgatttttattttcttagagaataattaagttttttatataatctaaaaaataaCTAACTTTGTTTGGTAAGAAAAAACATAAGCAAATTTTTGGCTGACATTCTGCACGTTGAACATTGTATATTTTTTCGGGCATTCAACATGTGTTACAAAGCTTTATCACGTTCCATATACTaattgaaagaaagaagaaaaagctttATCACATTGTCCTCGGCAAAGATTGAAGGGTCCCCACAATTTTGTTAACCCAAGAAATACTAAGTAACCGTTTAGATTAGGTTTATTTTGAGTTTAAGtaaaataacttatgaaataaataaatttttatactaatttataaattttactaataaaaattgtatctttataaactaatttttcacAAACATTTACAAAAAGATTATATTGTATGACCCATTTATAAACTGTTTATATCTCAAGCACTTCAATtgatttctctcaaaaaaaaaacacttcaattgaattaatttatACAATCATACTCGTAGATTGATCAAGGCATTGAACGTTTTAGATTGGAAGACGTGATTTATTGTAGTCTATTCATATACATGGTTGTGCtttgctaattttttttgcataatgtATCCTAATTTTGCAGGAAAACTTGCAGCACATaggttttaaatttaattagtttttcttCGTGTAAGCATTCCTTTTAAGAGCTTAGACTTGATTGACAAACACTTGCCTTGTACAGAATTTTCAGTCATATAATGAGAATGGATGAAATTTGGAAATATGCATGTACCATATAGTTGAAACTTTAGATGGCCTCCGCAAATTATTAGACTAATCACCAACCCATTCTTTCCTCATTTGATTCCACGTTATCTCAGCTGCACGAAAAGAAGAATATGCTTTGGGGAAGACAAACCCTCTTTAGGAACACAAACTATCTTTAAAATGATGTAACAAGTTTGCATCTCGTACAATGATTTTCCCTTAAATAAGGTTTGGTAAAAGCTTTATTCCTAGATGACAAATTAAGcaacaaaataaatacaagATTAATTTGAATTCATCACAAGACAATTTGTTAAGTATAAAATCCAACACTAATTACAAATCTAAACATATGAATCAAGCATAAACAAAAAGGAGAAGTAGTTCCAATGAAGGTGAAAGTGGGAGATCATATCATACTCCAAGTTACATGATTTAAATATCTTGGTTCCATGATATAAAATGACGGAGAAATAGAAGCAGATGTAAATCATCATATTGAAGTTGAGTGGTTGAGATGAAGAATAGCCTTAGAGTTTTATGTAATGAGAAAATACCGCTTAAATTTAAAGGAAAATTATATCGGACAACAGTCAGACCGGCGATGTTGTGTATGGTAAGTATGTTGGGCGGTTAAGAACCAACAAgagaatcaagtaagtgtagcggagatgaggatgttgcgttggatgagtggtaagacaAGACGGGATATGATTAGCAATGACGTCATTAGACAGAGTTgaggtagcacctatagtagaaaagatggtagaaaataggcttaggtggtttggacatgtagaTAAAAGACCGTTGGATGTTGTAGTACGAAGAGTAGATCAGATAGAGGAGAATCATATTAGATGAGGCAGTGGAAGATATAGAAAAACTAGAAGAGAAACTATTAGAAAAGATTTAGAGACTAATGAGTTTGATCCAAATGTGATTTCATATAGAatattatggcgtaatttgatccatataGTCGATCCCACTTAGTAAGATaagacttgattgttgttgGAGATAGATATAGATCCCAAAAAGAAGAGCTGAGATGGTGTTGATTTTGCACTTAAATCGGGCAGGAGTGCAACAGAAGGGAAGCCACGGGTATGGATGGGTAGGCTTCAAAAAGAGACAACGATTctcataaaatattgtttttgaaaattaaaaaaaaaaaaaaaaaaaacaacaaaatgaagtgaacttttttttggttacaaagctaacaaagaaaaaaaaagaaacaaagaagaaaactaAGTCCTCAGGAACAAAGTTCCGGTAGCATCATTTCGAAGGAGAGGTCGAAGATCATCAGGTGGTGACGAGTGAAGCAGGAAGTTAGCATCGGATGTTGCCCCTAACTTGGCAAAATAGTCTGCACAATGGTTATCTTCACGAAGAGTATGACGTAGCGAAACATTCATCTGAGAAAGCTTATCTTTGATGTCCTGAATGAGAGCAGCATGAACATGATACTTCGATGTATTGCTGGATATGAGGTTGATGGAGAGAAGAAAATCCGAGTAACATACCAACTCTGTGGTGCAAATGAAGTGAACTTACGACTGCCTATGTGGTGCAAATAGATTTGGAATAAGGATGACATCATTTTGTGCAACGTATAGAGGTCAATGAGAGTCATATTTATGctttaatattaaaatgttaCACACATATATGTGTTGCCTACACTACTTAAAATTCCTGAATCCATCTTAACACCGATATTATACATGAATTAAATCCATAAACTGATGTCTTAGCTTAGCATATGTCCTCAGACATAATTTCTATTTCAGCCCACCAAAGAGGGGATGATTTTGGAGTTGCTCCATCAGGCCCCATATCAGTAATCTCCTTCAATTTAGATGTAATCTCTTTCATTGATGACCTTGTTTCTTGATCAAGATCTACACAATTGTTAATCACTTCACACCATTTCTCAATTTCATCATCTTTCAAAGAGTTCAACCTTGTATCAACCATCTCTCTCAATGGTTGTCCTCTTATATATTCTCCAGCCCAATCTGTTTGAGAGCCATTTTCCACTGCATATGGAATTTTTCCTGTTATCAACTCAAATAATATTACACCAAAACTATATACATTGTCCTTTACTTCTTCTGCTGAAGTTTTTTCGTAACGGTTCTTTGTATCAACTTTGTCGGTGCAGAAACTAAGGTCTGATATTTTAGCAGCATAATCTTCAGTTAGGTATATAGAAGAAGATAACAGATTTCTGTGGGAAATGGGTGGTGTGAGATTATGCATGTGGTCTAGACAGTAAGCTATTCCCATAGCTATCCTCTTTCTCATTCCCCAGTCTAGCTCTTCTGCTTCTCTAACTGCAATATATACATGAATGGTGCAACTTAAAACAATATCTAAAAGCTTAGTAAAATTTACATAATCATTTTCAATtagaattaaatatgtttttgttcccTAAAAATATATCgctttttgattttggtccttgttattttattttagtccccgtaaaaaaattcatgttgaAATTTGTCATTGTAATACGTGTGTAATTGCAAATCCTGCAACCTATGAAGCGCGGACATTCCTCGGATTAGACGTGTCTTGGTGTCAGAcatgtgtcgtgtccgacaccgatacttgtaattacactgaattgtatgattttttcaaattattagctctgtcggcgtgtcagtgtccgtgtcgtgtccgtATTCGTGCTTCATAGCCTGCAACTAAATTGTGAACATAACAGGACTTACTATGTAGATGCTCAAACAGCGTTCCATTCGGAGCATACTCAAAAACCATCATCCTTGTGAATGGCTTATTCTCTTCACAATAACCAATAAGATTCACAAAATTCTTGTGGTTCAACCTTGATAACATCTCAATCTGAAAgacaaaaagtaaaaacaacaaaaaaaattaaaaccagaTCAGAAAATGTGTGATTCATTTGCTATATTTGTTGCCTTTGAATACCTTCTTTCGGAACTGAGCTTGCATATTTTTTGACCAGTCTAGTGATGAAGTCGCGGCAGAGGATACAACGGCTATCTCAACTCCACTTGAAAGAGTTCCCTTATAGATGGTTTCATCTTGTAGAGAACCAATAATGTTGCTGAAATCTTCACAAGCTACTTCGAGTTCACCTCGTTTAAGACTTGGAATACCTGAATCGTGCATTTTTAGATCAACAACTCAAGTTCAAAAGAATAAAGATACGAAAATGCTAATAGAGAAACACACGAGGAAGAGACGgcccttgtttggataaacaatttaactaagcgtttatcatataaatgcttttttatataaactatttctataccaaatataaaataaagtcaaactgttttcacataagttattttcataagctatcacgATGTGTTTATCGAAATAATAAACTGAAAAGATGAATCAAGTATCAGAAATTACCTGTTACAAATGCTTTTCGAAGCTGGCCACTCAACCCTGTGGTCCAAGGTTTGACAGTTACAACCTTACTACTTCTGAAGCAAATGAAAACCATGAATGACACCAAAACAAGGAATGAGAATCCTCCAACTGTTGACCATATAACAACAGAATGATGCTTTGGGTTTGAACTTTGTGAATTCATTTGGTTTGAAGATGGAGCTGGGGAAGGTGCAGAAATCCAACTAGAATGTGGTGGTGTAGATAGAACTGTAGGGGAAGGTGATATCACAGGTGAAGGTGAAGGTGAGGATGATGGTGAAGGGGAAAGTTCTGGTGATGTTAATAGTGATGGAAGAAAAAATGATGGTGAATTTGAGGGACTTTCTGATGGAGAAACTGGTGAAGGTGTTGGTGATGATGAAGGTGAAGGATTCTCTTTGTGATCAAAACTCTTGGCAGAATTTGATGTTTGTAGAAGTTTTCTATTGTATGGTATATCCCCTTGTTGGCCAAAGTGCCTGTCACAAGCAGTGAATATCTTAAAATTAATGCTTGTAATGGTGAATTGAATCTTATTATAAAGAGTATTGTTGTTCACAGATTTgatttggctgagaaacacgagtaatttatcaaattaaataaggaaatacacctaaattttcctttaattaaatttaattctttaatacaTGATTCTTTTCATAACGTTGTTGATTTTATTCATATAattttgttgccataaatgaagaaatatgagatcCTAGAATTATATATTCGATCATGTTTCTTATTAGTAATAGAAAAGAggttttatttctaaaaaaaaaaaaaagaggttttattaatagaataattacaaatataattcttttaaaaaaaattacaaatataattatttgaaaaagagatgaataatatctaaaatattataaagtaataatagatTAGTCAAACCAATGAATAATCACaaatatcaatgaaattaattacaaatataattattctatcat
It encodes:
- the LOC25490976 gene encoding inactive receptor-like serine/threonine-protein kinase At2g40270, which produces MKEVWRFIIFCCMVVIGVTLGHSLSLTSQGLTLEKMKKLLNWNGEGVIDPCFWFGVECSHGNIVALHFGQQGDIPYNRKLLQTSNSAKSFDHKENPSPSSSPTPSPVSPSESPSNSPSFFLPSLLTSPELSPSPSSSPSPSPVISPSPTVLSTPPHSSWISAPSPAPSSNQMNSQSSNPKHHSVVIWSTVGGFSFLVLVSFMVFICFRSSKVVTVKPWTTGLSGQLRKAFVTGIPSLKRGELEVACEDFSNIIGSLQDETIYKGTLSSGVEIAVVSSAATSSLDWSKNMQAQFRKKIEMLSRLNHKNFVNLIGYCEENKPFTRMMVFEYAPNGTLFEHLHIREAEELDWGMRKRIAMGIAYCLDHMHNLTPPISHRNLLSSSIYLTEDYAAKISDLSFCTDKVDTKNRYEKTSAEEVKDNVYSFGVILFELITGKIPYAVENGSQTDWAGEYIRGQPLREMVDTRLNSLKDDEIEKWCEVINNCVDLDQETRSSMKEITSKLKEITDMGPDGATPKSSPLWWAEIEIMSEDIC